One genomic segment of Hordeum vulgare subsp. vulgare chromosome 2H, MorexV3_pseudomolecules_assembly, whole genome shotgun sequence includes these proteins:
- the LOC123430790 gene encoding uncharacterized protein LOC123430790 — MASIRRDLLVALCVAALLAVGSESHGLEDFGNEGKTEATPEMASFFGAKPEAAVLPEALDNSKAAKPEAASAMPTTTNTSARQSPPRRSVAVAAGVACGVAALAVVGVAVAVAFVVRARRGERREAEVQLG; from the coding sequence ATGGCGTCCATCCGGCGGGATCTGCTCGTGGCGCTCTGCGTGGCGGCGCTGCTGGCCGTCGGGTCGGAGTCCCACGGGCTGGAGGACTTCGGCAACGAGGGGAAGACGGAGGCGACGCCGGAGATGGCCTCCTTCTTCGGCGCCAAGCCCGAGGCCGCCGTGCTCCCGGAGGCGCTGGACAACTCCAAGGCCGCCAAGCCGGAGGCGGCCTCGGCGatgcccaccaccaccaacaccagcgCACGTCAGTCCCCGCCGCGCAGATCCGTGGCCGTGGCCGCCGGTGTGGCCTGCGGCGTCGCGGCACTGGCCGTCGTCGGCGTGGCAGTCGCCGTCGCCTTCGTGGTGCGCGCCAGGCGCGGCGAGAGGCGCGAGGCCGAGGTCCAGCTCGGCTAA